The DNA region CTAAGAGTCTTACACATCATGTCTGGTTGGGACTCTgggagtgtgagtgagtgttctGTGCGTCCTCTGATGGGACGGTTATATTCCTGCCTCTTGCCTAGTAAAGAGTTCTTTTCTAATGTTTCGCACCTTTGGTTGGTAAACGAGACAACTACTCATGTCGTACAGAAGTATTTGGTccttttggaaaatgaaatgtaGCTACTTTCATTCTGCCGCTGACATATATCACATAATTTGTGGGAACATGCTGAAGAGATCTGTGaagtagcacacacacacacacacacacacacgcacatccaCAGTGTGCTGTAATAGCAATCGACATTGCTACTCTCCCACGCaagcagaaagagagaaggggTGATACTGAATCACTACCTTAaattgtgtatgtatgtgtgcgtgtgtgcgtgtgtgtaagagagagagagagagagatgcagtgTTTGCATGGTTGTAGGTGAGTGTGGGTAGAGAGCGAGATTGGAAAAATATAAGAGAGAATAAGAGCTTTTTCCATGAAGAAGGTCACAttggccccacacacacacacacacacacacacacacacacacacacacacacacttcagagaGTTTGGCACCAGTTCCTGTAACTGTTAGCAGACATCCTAATCCGAGCTCTGACTGTATATTTCCAACTTGTTGTTTTACAGAGGAGGTCATGCTCGCAGAGGAGAATAAAAACTCTGGCTGTAAGTTAAGATCACACCCGTCTGACACACGTCTACATCCCATAACCAGGATCAGTTTCAATATGCCTTAATTATAGCAAATACTCCGCCTCAGCGGATGAGTGTTTTCCTCACCTGTACATGGAGATCCTGTTCTTGTCAACACTGTAAACACCTCTACATGCGCTGTACAGTTTGAAGGCTGCaggtaaccatagcaacagcagcaatgcTGGTTTTACAAGTTCATTGGTGAAGGGAATCTTATTTTATGCAGCTCATTATGTGAGATGATCAACAAATCATACTTCTAACACATATTATGATGCTGatgattgttgtttttattattatgttgcTATTGCGTCGTCATTATACCGATTTTTCTTTAGTCTGCATGAAATCAAACTGCAGAAACTGGAGAAATAAATCCAACAttaggagcagcagctctgttgaATACGTCCCCTCATAAAGGCAGCTGGTGATGTTGGCCACCTGAAGTCTTTGTGGATCCTTTTCAGTGCTGAAGAGGGCGAGCAAGAAGACTGGCGCCCGGAGAGGAGCGCCAGGCAACGAGAAGTTCACCGACACGTCTACAGCCAGTGAGTCCAGAGCCTTTTACATTTTCGGGTCTTTTCCCTCTTCCGCCTTCAACCTTCCTCCCGTCCTGCCCGTCCCAGGCATGTCCCGATCCAGAATGAACTTCCGCAGCGGGCGCCGTGGCCCCGCCGCCTACCTGCGGCGCAAAGAGCGCATGTTACGGATCTCCATCCGCCGCATGGTGAAGACAGACACCTTCTACCTGATGGTGCTCAGTCTGGTTGCCCTCAACACCATCTGCGTGGCCATCGTCCACCACAACCAGCCCGACTGGCTGACCATCTTCCTGTGTGGGTTTTCCGGTTGATTCCTCGGGTGCTCTCGCTCACGTCGTGACCATCGCCACCGGTTTAACTCTGTCGTCCTCTCCTTCAGACTATGCAGAGTTTGTGTTCCTGGGTTTGTTTCTGGCTGAGATGTTTTTGAAGATCTACGGCCTGGGGTTTCGCCTCTATTTCCACTCTTCCTTCAACTGCTTTGACTGTGGGGTAAGGACCTCcttcaaagatcaaagatcaaagatcgCTACGGACATCCCATGAGCGAAGCTGCTTCACTGCTCTCGGTCTTTAATCCCAGGTTCTTTAATGACAGGAACGTCCTCAGGTTTCGTGGAGTTTAGCTTGTTTGGCTTGTTTGTAGGTCATTGTTGGGAGCATCTTTGAGGTGGTCTGGGGTTTCTTCAGGCCTGGCATATCGTTTGGGATCAGCGTTCTGAGGGCGCTGAGACTTCTCAGAATCTTCAAGATCACCAAGTGAGTTCGGGTTACACGGGGAACGGCGTCTCGTACGGTCGGCTGTCTCTGTGCTGATCTGGTTTCCTCTTGCCAGATACTGGGCCTCTCTCAGGAACCTGGTCGTGTCTCTCATGAGCTCCATGAAGTCCATCATCAGccttctgttcctcctcttcctcttcaccgtGGTCTTCGCCCTGTTGGGGATGCAGCTTTTCGGTGGACGGTGAGTACAGACACCCAGACGTCCACGCGTCCTCTCGTCCAAACATCTGATCTCGCTGCGGTTTTGAAACGGAGACGAAAATGAGATGCGGGGATGTAAATAGCTctgcgtcctcctcctgctcttcctccatgGTCACATCTGACCCTGCTTTCGATCTGTCTTCCCTCTAGGTTCATCTTTGAAGATTACACTCCCACCAACTTTGACACTTTTCCAGCTGCCATCATGACAGTGTTTCAGGTTTGGCTCCCACagattcacccccccccccccctccttctgccTGCTCTACATGACACATTGCACCCTGGGATACATCTCACCCCAGGCGCAGATTAAACAACTCTGCTCACTCGctctccacccccccgccccataCCGCCTCTGTTATCGTCCCACACATCCTCGCACACATATGTGCACATGAATATCAGACGAGTGAAATGTGAGCAAATCCGCATCCGCTCTGCTCCACGACCAGCGGCTCTGCGAAACGGCGTTTTCGCCGTAATTCCAGATGCCGCTGCCGCTTTTTGCGCGACATATCCTCAGATGGCTTTTGGCAAATGTTCGCTTTAATCAAGCACGATGAAAATAACGGCCCCGCGACACGTTGCGCGCGGTCTCCTGCAGATCTTGACGGGCGAGGACTGGAACGAGGTGATGTATGATGGGATTCGCTCCCAGGGCGGGGTCCAGTACGGCATGTGGTCGTCGATATACTTCATAGTGCTGACCCTGTTTGGAAACTGTATCCTTTTGAGCGCCGAGGGGTTTAAAATCGGTGCATAAATGTTCAGATATTCAATATGTAGTTCAGAAATGATTCCAACCTCAGTGTAAAAAcgggttttttttagaatcaAGTTGTTTGACAGTGTTATAGATATTTAGCGGGATGCCTGAAGGTCAGCTTGGCGTGTTTGTTCTGAACCGACTGACGACAGACACGCTGCTGAACGTCTTCTTGGCCATCGCCGTGGATAATCTGGCCAATGCACAAGAACTGACAAAGGTGCGTCTGTACTGATTTCAGAACCAGGTCTGCCGTTTGATACCTGTTCATTTAGTGTCGTTTATGTTTCCatcaggacgaagaggaggaagaggagttctTTAACCAGAGATATGCCAGAGGCAGGGATGGCCTGATATCCGAGTAAGTTCAGATCCAGCACACGGCAACACAATGTTCTAGGATGAGACGTCTAGAAGGTTCTTCAGTAATCGTGACTGTTTCTCAGATCAGATCTCATTGTGACAAATGCAGATGTGACGAGCTACAGCGGAGGTCCCCTCCTGCTCAAATAGAGGAAGGTTGAATACTAAGAATATTTCCACACACGGCCTCCCTGAGAACATGTTCCTTCAGCTGCGTGGTGACTGTTGGGAGGGCACGTCTGTGTCTCACCAAGGCATCGATGACATAAGCACGACCCCTCGCAGACGGACGCTGCAGCTCTCCTGAAACTATAATCACCCAGTCGCCGTTGTCCTGTTATTATCACGGCCCGAGACTTCTGTGtctctcatttcctgctcctcGTGCCGACCTGGTAGCTCTCTAATGATCCAGTAAGCCATGCAGAGAGcagaaggtcttcagagggaaTATCTCCATTCATCACTCTGATGGGAGAAGGCCTCTTTTGGAGCGTATCAGGATTTGACTGGCCACAGCAGTGCTGTAGCACTGGAACTTTATACTGGATAGACCTGGTCCTGAAGCCCCTATAGGTGAACAGGTTTAATATGTTCACAGATCCTGCTAAGCTTACATTAACACATTTAACAAGGTGTTTGGAATCAGCGTTGGATTCAGAAAGAACCGgacttattttattttctggACGCTATTTTTCCTCTCACCTTGCAAGCTTCGGTTCTTAGGAAGGTAACTCAATGTGCGTGGTTTCACCTTGGAGGTGACCTGGAATCACTGACCCACCCAGCTCATCTCGCATGTTCGGAACAATGAGGTTTTCCGCAGTGTGAATCAGGAACAGAAGGTTCCTCCTTAAACAAGGAAGCTTCGCATCCTAAAGCTAAGACGGACGAGCTGAGATGAGCTGGTTTTTCCCTGAGGCCACAAACTCCCTGGTGCCCCCCCTCCTTTATCCAGTTTTCCATCAGCAAGAGGGTCCCCCCCCATACGAGCCTGGTGCCGCACACGGTTTCTTCTGGGTTCCTATAAAGCGCCTAGAGACCGATTGAATCCCAACAGACACTATATATTGACCTGTAATCGCTCCTGAATGTCGACCCTGAATGTATCATTTACTCGTCACATATTTGAATGTTAGTCCTGTATGTGTTGCACCTCGTGGCCGTGGATCTTGATGTGGGCCCATCACACCGTCCCGTTTCTATGACTGTTAGGCGACATCGACCAAAGTATCTGGAGGAAGTGGGGGATAATATTTACCTGCATTTTCATATCTTGTGCTTTGTCACAGCAGATGTTCTGTGTACGTTGTAAAACACTAATGTCTTGTTTTCAAATCATCACTCATTGATCACACGGACAACAAGAGTCTGAACATCAGTAAGTATGACTGTATGTATCTCCCTCAGAGAATGTCTTCCTGGAGTGGTTTTTCAACACAGCTACTGAGAATGTTTCTGAATGTTATGCTATTGGTTCGGAAACCCTGCACCTTACTTTTCTTTGTTGtggtggtttttgtttttctctctttttttgttggtttggaccctcctcctcctcctctcaggtaTCTTTAGTTGTTTTCAGTTGTTGGATGCTTGGATGCGTTTTAATTCACAGAAaagttttatttccttcttttccttgcAACTCTAAAATCGTCCTGGACGTTATTTTATGTTTTGGTGGTTTTTAATCTAAGTTGACCCCCTTGATTACCCTTTACAACTCTGAGATTGTTGCTGCCCTCACCTGAGTGGAGTTTGTTGTGGTCCTCAGTGGGAGGAGAAGACCCTACCTGTACAGGAAACGGGCGATCCACCGAGGCCGGCCAACCTTTCCAGATGAGCAAGAGGCACCCCCGGACGAGCCACCCCTCAGGGGCCCCAGCACCTTCGCTAACCGGCGTGAGAGGAGGCGGAAGGTCAACATGTCGGTGTGGGAGCAGAGGGCCAACCAGCTGCGCAAACGACGCCAGATGGCGAGCAGAGAAGAGCTGTTTGCAAGTCCCACAGAGGACACCGCTGAAACTCCAAGCGCCACCCACCACGCTACCACCCTGTCTCCAGGGGCCAGTCCGGCTCATTTGCCCGAGTCGCCAATGTCCGTGGGAATGCCCCTCCCCGAACCACCGATGTCCATCTCCATCCCCATCCCGGAGCCTCCGGAGGCCGAGCCCCTCGTCAATCTGGGTGAAGAGAAATCGGGAGTGAACCACCGGACCACcggtggggggggacacaggATCGCCCGTAAATTCAGACCCAACCAAGGCCCGGAGGAGGGGGCGCGCCACAGACGCCACCGGCACCGCGAAGCACGGCCTGAAGCAAAGAGCCTGGACTTCGCCCAGACGCCCCAGGAGGTGCAGCAAATGAGAAGGTCACTCAGCCAGGAGAAGAGAGTGCTGGacgagagagaagagaaggaagaaagagaggagagagagaaactggAGGGCGAGGAAGCCCAGGACGACTGCGGAACCTGCATCGCCAATCCATACGCAGAAGTCGGAGAGGACTGTAGCAGGTGAGTTATCAGGGTTTCCCTCAAAAAGGTCCCTTTTGCTGAATAACACTTCTTCTTCACTGGTTTCAACAAAGTTAAGAGGATATTGGCAGAGTGATTAGTAGAGTGAGGCTACGGCACCGTTCAGCCGTCCGACCGTTTCTTCTCATTGTCCTTTCCTGCTAAAGTGCCCACCTGAATGGTGCCTCCATTAGGAGCGCTGTTACGCAAGAGCTGAGAGCTTTTAACACATGTATCTGCTCAGCGTATGAGTTGCTACTGTATATCTCTTTTCCAGGATATCCATCCCGGGCGCTGACATTCCTGAGCCCCCCCAGTGTGATCCGCTGCTGGACTGTACCTGGTCTGAGCAGGATGGCAGCGCTCATGACCCCTCTTCCCAAAGCATCCCCGTGGAGCCCGCATTAGAGGCCACAGAGTTCAACATGAGGGCTCTGGAGTCCGAGAGCAGCAAAGCCTCCATCAAACGGCACGCGTCCAACCAGGAGGGCGGCGTCGCCATTGAAATGACCACCCAGCCCCTGCTGGAGCTGGCGCCCATGTCAGGTAGCATCACGGCCTCTCGGCACGTGCGCGGTCGCCTTGCATCAGCATCACAGGCCCTCATTGTGTTTCAGTGAACACAAATGAGCTGGAGGCGTACGACCCTGAAAAGGAGGAGGACACCGAAGAGGAGGAACCCTGCACCCCTCCCAAGCGCGCGGCTCCAGCTCCAGACAGCATGTTCATCTTCAAGGCCTCCAACCCGTAAGATGCTCCCACCATGTTTCGTTCCAACGCTCAGTTGTCGCATCCTCTTTTGCGTGTGCGTCTGCAGAATCAGGAGGATTTGTCACTACATTGTCACCATGCGCTACTTTGAGATGACCATCCTGCTGGTGATCGTGGCGAGCAGCATCGCCCTGGCTGCCGAGGACCCCGTGTGTACCAACTCAGACAGAAACAAGGtgagatttaaataaaaaacaaggaTAATCTTCCCCTGTTCATCCAATAAAATCTGTGAGAAGAACTATTTTTAACAGCTCTTCCTGTTCTCCAGGTCCTGCGCTATTTTGATTATGTCTTCACTGGAGTGTTCACCTTTGAAATGATCATCAAGGTGCGTGACTTTAAAACTTCCGTAAAGAGTTTGACCTAACCCAGGTGAATTCAGGGACCCGTGGATTGAATGTGTGGGCGCTTGTTTGCCCCCCCCAGATGATCGACCAGGGTCTCATTCTTCACGACGGCTCCTATTTCCGAGACATGTGGAACCTCCTGGATTTCATCGTGGTGGTGGGAGCTCTGATTGCCTTCGCTCTAACGTGAGTCACGAGAAGTCGCTCGCTGGTGACTAACGCTGAGTCATTGCAGCAACTTGTTTTCCCAACATGCAGTATTGTTAGCGAAGACCTTCACTGCAggcagctcctgcagccgccCGACAGGAACGGCTCATGCGACTGTCATGACTGAGGCCGACAAAGATCCTCTATGGAGCGTGTTGCCCCACGGAGGACTGTAGTCTCTGTTAATTTCTCTGTTGTGAATATAGCTGTTATCTCactgtgtgtttctctttatGCCGCCGCTTCTTTTCTCTGTTGTTCCTGTGGATTTTGTCACTGTTGGGGCTTTCCAGGAATGTGATGGGGTAAAACTTTCAGCCACACTCGGTGTAAATGTCTCCCATaggttttcttcatttcttttttctccactttgtgtgTCCGGTGTTATTCtgcttttgttgtgtgtgtgtgtgtgtgtgtgtgtgtgtaaaaaaaaaaaagtgtcaccAAAAGGACGCCCAACAGGTGATCTTTGATAAACAAAGGACACAAAATCTTCAGAATAtgtattaacatttttaactttttaaattttagtgCTGATTTATCGACCCCAACAACCTCTGTGatggaaaatgtaattttgtCCCTTAAGAGCCACCATAGTGTGTCCTGTGCTCTTATAAAAGGGACACATTCACTTTTTGCCGTCTGTTTTCCCGCCACCAACTTTCCTGTACATGTATACAGGTGTGTTATCCTCATTTTATCTCACCTGCTGGGCGCCGCACTATTTGTGTTTTGTTCACATTTATACTTTAAGTTTCCCTTTCTCACTGTTTTAACCCCGTCCGTGTTGTCTGTGAAAGTGATTTTGTTTGCACGTGCAACTGTCTAACTGCGTCTCAACGtccacagaaacaacaaaggtCGAGACATCAAGACAATCAAGTCTCTCAGAGTTCTGAGAGTTCTACGGCCTCTTAAAACCATCAAGAGGCTTCCTAAGCTCAAGGTGCCCTCAGACTCTCCTGGCTTGTGTTTGATATCTGGCTTTTTCGATCCTTTTCTGACAGCTTTGCTCCTCATCTGTCGTCTCTACAGGCGGTTTTCGACTGCGTGGTCACGTCTTTAAAGAACGTCTTCAACATCCTCATCGTGTACCAGCTCTTCATGTTCATCTTTGCCGTCATCGCCGTGCAGCTCTTCAAGGGGAAGTTCTTCTACTGCACCGACGGCTCCATGAAGTCAGAGAAGGAATGCCAGTGAGTCCCCCCGGGCCAAGCAGATACAAGACACAAATAATAACGATAAACAGTTTCGATTTTAAAAACGGTGCGATACGGCTCTTGTGTCCCTCAGAGGCTTCTACATTGACTACACCAGAGACaagaaggaggtgaagaggagggagtGGCGGAGACACGAGTTTCACTATGACAACGTGGGCTGGGCTCTCCTCACCCTCTTCACCATCTCCACGGGAGAGGGGTGGCCTCAGTGAGCGTCGTCCCTGATCCTCCGCTCTGGATCACCTCAGCCCGTTTTGACCCGACTCCTGTCTCCCGCCAGGGTCCTGCAGCACTCCACCGACGTCACGGAGGAGGACATGGGCCCGAGTCGAGGGAACCGGATGGAGATGTCCGCTTTCTACGTGGTGTATTTCGTGGTCTTCCCCTTCTTTTTCGTCAACATCTTCGTGGCGTTGATCATCATCACGTTCCAGGAGCAGGGCGACAAGATGATCCACGAGTGCAGTCTGGAGAAGAACGAGGTGCGGAGCTGTTCATCACGAGCGCGGTCCGATGGGTAAAGATCGCCaacctctctttctctccaccagAGGGCTTGCATCGACTTCACCATCAGCGCCAAACCCATGACGCGCTACATGCCCCAAAACAGACAAACCCTCCAGTACAGGCTGTGGCACTTCGTGGCGTCGCCCTCCTTCGAGTACACGGTGCTCGTCATGATCGCTCTCAACACGGTGGTCCTCATGATGAAGGTAAAGATCACTGACCTCTAAATGACGGCGCCAGCCGCGGATGGTGACGCTGTCGTCTCGCGCTTCAGTACTATTCAGCACCGACGGCGTACGACACCGTCCTGAAACACCTGAACACGGCCTTCACGGTCCTCTTCTCCTTGGAGTGCATCCTGAAGATCCTGGCGTTCGGCCTCGTGGGGAGTATCAAACGCGTCGCCTGATTTCGGCGGTCCGTCTCCGATAAACGATTCCATGTTTTTGCTTTCACACCTACAGAACTACTTTCGAGACACTTGGAATATCTtcgatttcatcactgttcttgGCAGCATCAGCGAGATAATCGTGGATTTACAGGTGAGCGGCTGCCAAGGCGCCGTGACCCAAagtgaaaggaaaaacaaaggcgtgtttgtgttgccgtggctgcctccacacacaACTAAAGCCATGCGAAGATGTTCTCCATCTGTCTTTAACATCCcatctctcttctgtctgcccCTCCTTCCCAGTCGGTGAACACCATCAACATGAGTTTCCTGAAGCTCTTCCGAACAGCCAGGTTGATCAAGCTGCTGCGGCAGGGCTACACCATCCGCATCCTGCTGTGGACCTTTGTGCAGTCCTTCAaggtctcctctctcctccttttgaGCCTCTCAAATAAAACCTATTTCATCTCAAAACAAGATGTTTGGGCGTAATGGTGAGTTTTATTGTTgctttcttctcctgcaggcTCTTCCTTATGTCTGCCTCCTGATCGCCATGCTTTTCTTCATATTCGCCATCATTGGAATGCAGGTGAGCACCTAAACCAGGCGGAGATGAATGGAGTTCTGAAAAAGGGTCACATTTAAGGGAACCTGCttgttttctgcaggtgtttgggaACATCAAGCTGGATGACGAGAGTCACATCAATCAGCACAACAACTTTAAGACGTTTTTCAGCGCGCTGATGCTTCTCTTCAGGTGCGATTATCAAAGCATCATCTAGACTCTTTTTATTCCCCCGTGTGGATGTCAGCCATGTGATTGTCCGTGTCTGAACGACCAGGAGTGCCACGGGAGAGTCCTGGCAGGAGATTATGCTTTCATGTCTGTCGGGTCAGGAGTGCGAGCCGGACCCCTCCATCGCTCCCCTCACCTTGTCTCCGGACCACGAGGGAGGCTGCGGCACTGACTTTGCTTACTGCTACTTTGTCTCATTCATCTTCTTAAGCTCCTTTCTGGTcaggaacaaaagaaaatgacctttgcTCTTGTATATTTGTCAGTCTGCCACACAACTATGCTTCTCATGTCTCTGATTCAGATGCTCAACCTGTTTGTGGCTGTGATCATGGACAACTTTGAGTATCTGACCCGAGACTCCTCAATTCTGGGTCCCCATCACCTGGACGAGTTTGTTCGCATCTGGGGAGAGTATGACCGTCTGGCATGGTGAGCTCTGAACACTCTCTTCCTACCTGAAGGTTGAGTCCCTGCTGTGACCGGATTcatccagcagggggccctCAAAGGCTGTCATACACGCGGACGCATTTGTTCAAGTTTACCACTTAACTATCACACACTGAGTCCTTTTTTAAAAGGGAAACTTGAGTTTATGTTGCTTTTCACGAAGCTCTTCTCATGCTGTTCTTCTGTGCTCACCCTCCCAcactcttcatccctctctggCCTCTAAAGCGGTCGTATCCACTACACGGCCATGTATGAGATGTTAACACACATGTCTCCACCCCTGGGCCTGGGAAAGAAATGTCCGGCTAAAATCGCTTATAAGGTATTGGATGATATTGTAGCTGCATGAATGTGTGAACAAACACTCAAGTAGAAAGATTAGGATGGTAATTGTAATTGAAATCCTTGTGCTGCATGAATGATTGCTTTCTGTGATCAGAGGTTGGTGTTGATGAACATGCCTGTGGACGAGGACATGACCGTCCACTTCACCTCCACTCTGATGTCCCTCATCCGCACAGCTTTGGACATCAAAATAGCT from Takifugu flavidus isolate HTHZ2018 chromosome 15, ASM371156v2, whole genome shotgun sequence includes:
- the LOC130538527 gene encoding voltage-dependent R-type calcium channel subunit alpha-1E-like isoform X2: MHASVDQFLPHTPSDVSPSSCGRGEQTLVHSSLSLPEPDWAAPSPQAGRHVLAQGLRSSSLQVPHAEYLSLPPRAASFDVPCRQEEASSEQGSGSQSPHGMLRRRGGLVEQKDIIMAHQAHKIQSTPQARRKEWEMARFGDEPALGTVESGDGDAEGGGDAQDAAGLTASMKQAKAQRARTMALYNPVPHRQNCLTVNRSLFIFAEDNIIRKYARRIIEWPPFEYMILATITANCVVLALEQHLPGEDKTPMAKRLEKTEPYFIGIFCFEAGIKLVALGFVFHKGSYLRNGWNVMDFIVVLSGILATAGAHMNIPVDLRTLRAVRVLRPLKLVSGIPSLQIVLKSIMKAMIPLLQIGLLLFFAILMFAIIGLEFYSGKLHQTCLPSDDIQDNETVDSSELAFACGVRKCPEKYECRDTWIGPNDGITQFDNILFAVLTVFQCITMEGWTAVLYNTNDALGTTWNWMYFIPLIIIGSFFVLNLVLGVLSGEFAKERERVENRRAFMKLRRQQQVERELNGYRAWIDRAEEVMLAEENKNSGLLKRASKKTGARRGAPGNEKFTDTSTASMSRSRMNFRSGRRGPAAYLRRKERMLRISIRRMVKTDTFYLMVLSLVALNTICVAIVHHNQPDWLTIFLYYAEFVFLGLFLAEMFLKIYGLGFRLYFHSSFNCFDCGVIVGSIFEVVWGFFRPGISFGISVLRALRLLRIFKITKYWASLRNLVVSLMSSMKSIISLLFLLFLFTVVFALLGMQLFGGRFIFEDYTPTNFDTFPAAIMTVFQILTGEDWNEVMYDGIRSQGGVQYGMWSSIYFIVLTLFGNYTLLNVFLAIAVDNLANAQELTKDEEEEEEFFNQRYARGRDGLISDGRRRPYLYRKRAIHRGRPTFPDEQEAPPDEPPLRGPSTFANRRERRRKVNMSVWEQRANQLRKRRQMASREELFASPTEDTAETPSATHHATTLSPGASPAHLPESPMSVGMPLPEPPMSISIPIPEPPEAEPLVNLGEEKSGVNHRTTGGGGHRIARKFRPNQGPEEGARHRRHRHREARPEAKSLDFAQTPQEVQQMRRSLSQEKRVLDEREEKEEREEREKLEGEEAQDDCGTCIANPYAEVGEDCSRISIPGADIPEPPQCDPLLDCTWSEQDGSAHDPSSQSIPVEPALEATEFNMRALESESSKASIKRHASNQEGGVAIEMTTQPLLELAPMSVNTNELEAYDPEKEEDTEEEEPCTPPKRAAPAPDSMFIFKASNPIRRICHYIVTMRYFEMTILLVIVASSIALAAEDPVCTNSDRNKVLRYFDYVFTGVFTFEMIIKMIDQGLILHDGSYFRDMWNLLDFIVVVGALIAFALTNNKGRDIKTIKSLRVLRVLRPLKTIKRLPKLKAVFDCVVTSLKNVFNILIVYQLFMFIFAVIAVQLFKGKFFYCTDGSMKSEKECQGFYIDYTRDKKEVKRREWRRHEFHYDNVGWALLTLFTISTGEGWPQVLQHSTDVTEEDMGPSRGNRMEMSAFYVVYFVVFPFFFVNIFVALIIITFQEQGDKMIHECSLEKNERACIDFTISAKPMTRYMPQNRQTLQYRLWHFVASPSFEYTVLVMIALNTVVLMMKYYSAPTAYDTVLKHLNTAFTVLFSLECILKILAFGLNYFRDTWNIFDFITVLGSISEIIVDLQSVNTINMSFLKLFRTARLIKLLRQGYTIRILLWTFVQSFKALPYVCLLIAMLFFIFAIIGMQVFGNIKLDDESHINQHNNFKTFFSALMLLFRSATGESWQEIMLSCLSGQECEPDPSIAPLTLSPDHEGGCGTDFAYCYFVSFIFLSSFLMLNLFVAVIMDNFEYLTRDSSILGPHHLDEFVRIWGEYDRLACGRIHYTAMYEMLTHMSPPLGLGKKCPAKIAYKRLVLMNMPVDEDMTVHFTSTLMSLIRTALDIKIARGGEDRIGLDSELQKEISIIWPYLPQKTLDLLVPINKDTDMTVGKIYASMMIMDYFKQSKAKKLRQQLEAQKSNLMFKRLDAAALPEDILSNTQTLSTMAHTAGSALTRGGFVALSPISPQELFLQPISSDVDSGQEKNLVGECSRGVESPLELPLGRGLCLRASSLPRLAVETQTEVASGSMKRSVSTIADQRVNGLWEEEKSPERFYRPRHKSYKAAVSRSEHWQQGDRERGRSKERCHLLSPDGSRCNSEERSLQPSRSSSAERANPADKQGNSSDSPVPSTSESSTPSGRRPSSHTPTHSRPHISYSPLVCHTHPSLGEDEEEAQESVAAERETLRHPSPPRRYPSEPFLASQEDDHSPDPSGPMETLTFEAAVACSLGRSNTISSARPRSRTGWQVPNGHFRKRLAQTVSVAGCDTLSDTEEDDRC